The Bacteroidia bacterium genome has a segment encoding these proteins:
- a CDS encoding tetratricopeptide repeat protein, whose protein sequence is MKQVFYFIFTISIFWIACQNQKVSAEKQIKLIEDREKMIFGNINQAAAQLPVIDVNAIKDLATQYEQFAYMFPSHEKAPEFLSRAANFYASPNLKMYEKAIFIYDKLVKDYSKTQQAEKACFMKGFIYHNELKKIDKAKAAYEDFLKRYPKSELVPSAQAELQFLGMKPEDLPFLKK, encoded by the coding sequence ATGAAGCAGGTATTTTATTTCATTTTCACTATATCCATTTTTTGGATTGCTTGTCAAAATCAAAAAGTAAGTGCAGAAAAGCAAATAAAACTTATTGAAGACAGAGAAAAAATGATATTTGGAAATATCAACCAAGCAGCTGCTCAACTGCCTGTGATAGATGTAAATGCTATAAAAGACTTAGCTACTCAATATGAGCAGTTCGCATATATGTTTCCTAGTCATGAGAAAGCACCAGAGTTTTTATCTCGGGCAGCTAATTTTTATGCCAGTCCCAATCTCAAAATGTACGAAAAAGCAATTTTCATTTATGACAAATTGGTAAAAGATTACAGTAAAACACAGCAAGCCGAAAAAGCTTGTTTTATGAAAGGTTTTATTTATCATAATGAGTTAAAAAAGATAGACAAAGCCAAAGCTGCGTATGAAGACTTCTTGAAGCGCTATCCTAAAAGTGAATTAGTTCCCAGCGCTCAAGCTGAACTTCAATTTTTAGGCATGAAACCCGAAGATTTACCTTTTCTCAAAAAATAA
- a CDS encoding RNA polymerase sigma factor, producing the protein MQVPEDILIQGCIDQDRRFQKLLYEQYCESMFTLAVRLCADYQDAEDALQEAFIQVFKHIHKFRKESTLGAWIKKIVVRTALKKSKKTSFPLESIEIADKEEMFESMIEKPIDIEYLEKCIFSLPQKCRQVFILAEVEGYSHEEIAELLQISVGTSKSQLHYAKQLLKQKLQPILK; encoded by the coding sequence GTGCAGGTTCCAGAAGACATTTTGATACAGGGATGCATAGACCAAGATAGACGTTTTCAGAAATTACTATATGAGCAATACTGTGAAAGTATGTTTACTTTGGCAGTGCGGTTATGCGCGGACTATCAAGATGCAGAGGACGCCCTGCAAGAAGCTTTTATTCAAGTATTTAAGCATATTCATAAGTTTAGAAAGGAAAGCACATTGGGAGCTTGGATTAAGAAAATTGTAGTGCGCACTGCACTTAAAAAAAGCAAAAAAACAAGCTTTCCACTTGAAAGCATAGAAATTGCAGATAAAGAAGAAATGTTTGAATCTATGATAGAAAAGCCCATAGATATAGAGTATTTAGAGAAATGTATTTTTTCCTTGCCCCAAAAATGTCGGCAAGTGTTTATATTAGCGGAAGTAGAAGGTTATTCACATGAGGAAATTGCAGAACTGTTGCAAATTTCTGTGGGTACCTCTAAGTCTCAACTACATTATGCTAAACAATTGCTTAAACAAAAGTTACAACCTATTTTGAAGTGA
- a CDS encoding ATP-binding cassette domain-containing protein: MLTITNATKTFVIDAYTQIKALDNVSLTLGDNDFVILIGSNGSGKTTLFNAITGEITLDKGSIFQDKENIAYLSTVKRSKKIAKIAQNPLAGTVAELSIVQNFRLAYLKNKKLGLNIAITSNFRQKVKEKVALLNMGLEDKIDQEMGKLSGGQRQALSLLMHTWHKPELLLLDEPTAALDAAAADTVMKIVQRIVQEYQIPCMLITHNIPDMIQYGNRLVQMHKGKIVRDLSLEEKSNLKPEIILKWLSLPEND, encoded by the coding sequence ATGCTTACTATTACCAACGCCACTAAAACCTTTGTAATAGACGCTTATACACAGATAAAAGCTTTAGACAACGTATCGCTTACCCTTGGGGATAATGATTTTGTTATCCTTATAGGAAGTAACGGTAGCGGCAAAACCACTTTATTCAATGCAATAACAGGTGAAATTACTTTGGATAAAGGAAGTATTTTTCAGGACAAAGAAAATATTGCTTATCTTTCCACAGTAAAAAGAAGTAAAAAGATTGCTAAAATAGCACAAAACCCATTAGCAGGTACCGTAGCAGAGCTCTCTATTGTGCAGAATTTTAGATTAGCTTATCTAAAAAATAAAAAACTAGGATTAAACATAGCTATCACCTCAAATTTTAGACAAAAAGTAAAAGAAAAAGTAGCCCTGCTCAACATGGGACTAGAAGATAAAATAGACCAAGAAATGGGTAAATTATCAGGTGGGCAAAGGCAAGCTTTATCGCTACTGATGCATACTTGGCATAAACCAGAACTTTTACTGTTAGATGAACCTACAGCTGCCTTAGATGCAGCTGCCGCGGATACAGTTATGAAAATAGTCCAAAGAATTGTACAAGAGTACCAAATTCCATGTATGCTCATAACTCATAATATTCCTGATATGATACAATACGGCAATCGATTAGTGCAAATGCATAAAGGTAAGATTGTACGGGATTTATCTTTGGAAGAAAAAAGCAACTTAAAACCTGAAATTATTCTAAAATGGCTATCTTTACCTGAAAATGATTAA
- a CDS encoding DUF3667 domain-containing protein, whose product MLNTRLPKSDTCLNCGYEVKEHNFCPQCGQENIDYRVSFKALVSHYFSRYFNLDTKLIRTLKVLIIKPWRLSQLYLQGKRRDYTVPIRLYFVLSLLFVIGMRFQFLHNQEQKSSGYIFKIKVNPEAAKNPERLESQKLALQFIKQFPNAMLISVPLTALILTGLYYNTKKYLFIDHLILMLHYYSFVFLISLPFLFISYLSSLSVVNVLISSVYLWIFMKEFYQESAFKTTYKFIVFSLLSGVVVMALSIGLVFFIVGKELLLERLNF is encoded by the coding sequence ATGCTAAATACTCGTTTACCTAAAAGTGATACATGTCTCAACTGTGGATATGAAGTAAAGGAACATAACTTTTGCCCTCAATGCGGTCAAGAAAACATAGATTATAGAGTTAGTTTCAAAGCGCTAGTAAGCCATTATTTTTCAAGATACTTTAACTTGGACACAAAACTTATCAGAACACTGAAAGTGTTGATAATTAAACCCTGGCGTTTAAGTCAGTTATATTTACAAGGTAAAAGGAGAGATTACACAGTTCCGATTCGCTTATACTTTGTTTTAAGCCTGCTTTTCGTCATAGGAATGCGATTTCAATTTTTACATAATCAAGAGCAAAAATCTAGTGGTTATATCTTTAAGATCAAGGTTAATCCAGAAGCGGCAAAAAATCCTGAACGATTAGAGTCCCAAAAGCTGGCTTTACAGTTTATTAAGCAATTTCCAAACGCAATGTTGATATCTGTACCTCTGACAGCGTTAATTCTTACCGGTCTATACTACAACACTAAAAAATACTTGTTCATAGACCATCTCATTTTAATGCTTCACTATTATTCTTTTGTGTTTTTGATAAGCTTACCCTTTTTATTCATTTCTTATTTGAGTTCATTGAGTGTGGTAAATGTACTCATCTCTAGCGTGTATCTATGGATATTCATGAAGGAATTTTATCAAGAAAGTGCCTTCAAAACTACATACAAGTTTATAGTTTTTAGCCTACTTAGTGGCGTAG